The Miscanthus floridulus cultivar M001 chromosome 7, ASM1932011v1, whole genome shotgun sequence genome includes a region encoding these proteins:
- the LOC136464992 gene encoding uncharacterized protein, with protein sequence MAPSNQLFTLRSILEKDKLNGTNYADWIHNLRIVLKAEKKEDILDIPLPDEPADNAPAAEKTAYKKACDADLETQARTERFNVSKAFVESKLAKGAAVGPHVIKMVGYTQRLEKLGFPIGQELATNFILASLPPSYRNFILNYHMHGAEKGLNELCGMLKTAEADIKKGASSSHVMAVQNKPKFKRKGNSWKKKKGKAKDEISKPNPSTPKAGPAADAECFHCYGKGH encoded by the exons atggcgCCTAGCAACCAACTATTTACTttgcgttcaattcttgagaaagataagttgaatggaacaaactatgcCGATTGGATCCacaacctgagaattgttctcaaggctgagaaaaaggaagaTATTCTAGACATCCCATTaccagatgagcctgctgataatGCACCTGCTGCAGAGAAAACCGCTTACAAGAAagcatgtgatgctgatcttgaa ACTCAAGCCaggactgaaaggttcaatgtctcaaaggcttttgTAGAGAGCAAGCTAGCAAAGGGCGCAGcagttgggccacatgtgatcaaaatggttggttacactcagaggttggagaagctAGGCTTCCCAATTGGCCAAGAGTTGGCTACTAATTTTATTCTTGCGTCTCTTCCACCTAGCTATAGGAATTTCATCTtgaactaccatatgcatggggcagagaagggcttgaatgaattatgtggcatgcttaaaacaGCAGAGGCTGATATAAAGAAAGGTGCTAgcagtagccatgtgatggcTGTCCAAAACAAGCCTAAATTTAAAAGgaagggcaattcttggaagaagaaaaagggcaaggctaaagatgagatctctaagccaaacccatCTACGCCCAAGGCTGGACCAGCTGCTGATGCTGAGTGCTTTCATTGTTATGGGAAAGGTCACTAG
- the LOC136462450 gene encoding MDIS1-interacting receptor like kinase 1-like, with the protein MEARVTALVLLVTVSSILYTGAGAAAAGGDERAALLALKAGFVDSLGALADWTDGAKASPHCRWTGVRCNAAGLVDALDLSGKNLSGKVTDDVLRLASLTVLNLSSNAFATTLPKSFAPLSNLQVFDVSQNSFEGAFPAGLGSCADLATVNASGNNFVGALPADLANATSLETVDLRGSFFGGDIPAAYRSLTKLKFLGLSGNNITGKIPAELGELESLESLIIGYNVLEGSIPPELGSLANLQYLDLAVGHLDGPIPAELGKLPALTALYLYQNNLEGKIPPELGNISTLVFLDLSDNSLTGPIPDEVAQLSHLRLLHLMCNHLDGTVPATIGDMPNLEVLELWNNSLTGQLPASLGKSSPLQWVDVSSNSFTGPVPAGICNGKALAKLIMFNNGFTGGIPAGLASCAALVRVRMQSNRLTGTIPIGFGKLPSLQRLELAGNDLSGEIPGDLASSTSLSFIDLSHNHLQYSLPSSLFTIPTLQSFLASDNIISGELPDQFQDCPALAALDLSNNRLAGAIPSSLASCQRLVKLNLRHNQLTGEIPKALAMMPAMAILDLSSNSLTGGIPENFGSSPALETLNLSYNNLTGPVPGNGVLRSINPDELAGNAGLCGGVLPPCFGSRDTGVAARAARGSARLRRVAVGWLAAMLAVVAAFTALVGGRYAYRRWYAGGCCDDDESLGAESGAWPWRLTAFQRLGFTSADVVACIKEANVVGMGATGVVYRAELPRARAVIAVKKLWQPAPVDGDGAASASEVTADVLKEVALLGRLRHRNIVRLLGYVHNDADAMMLYEFMPNGSLWEALHGPPEKRALLDWVSRYDVATGVAQGLAYLHHDCHPPVIHRDIKSNNILLDADMEARIADFGLARALAGSNESVSVVAGSYGYIAPEYGYTLKVDQKSDIYSYGVVLMELITGRRAVEAEFGEGQDIVGWVRDKIRSNTVEEHLDPHVGGRCAHVREEMLLVLRIAVLCTARAPQDRPSMRDVITMLGEAKPRRKSGSSGAASGKDSTSPAVVVDKDRPVFSTTPDSDYA; encoded by the exons gacgAGCGGGCGGCGCTGCTTGCGCTCAAGGCGGGCTTCGTTGACTCGTTGGGCGCGCTCGCGGACTGGACGGATGGCGCCAAGGCCTCGCCGCATTGCAGATGGACGGGCGTCCGGTGCAACGCCGCCGGCCTCGTCGACGCGCTCGACCTCTCCGGCAAGAACCTGAGCGGCAAGGTCACGGACGACGTGCTCCGGCTGGCGTCGCTCACCGTCCTCAACCTCTCCTCCAACGCGTTCGCCACCACGCTGCCCAAGTCCTTCGCGCCGCTGTCCAATCTCCAGGTGTTCGACGTGAGCCAGAACTCCTTCGAGGGCGCGTTCCCGGCCGGCCTCGGCTCCTGCGCTGACCTCGCCACCGTCAACGCCTCCGGCAACAACTTCGTCGGCGCACTCCCCGCCGACCTCGCCAACGCCACGTCCCTCGAAACCGTCGACCTGAGGGGCAGCTTCTTCGGCGGTGACATCCCGGCGGCGTACCGGAGCCTCACCAAGCTCAAGTTCCTGGGCCTCTCCGGCAACAACATCACCGGCAAGATTCCAGCGGAGCTCGGCGAGCTCGAGTCGCTCGAGAGCCTCATCATCGGGTACAATGTGCTGGAGGGAAGCATCCCACCGGAGCTCGGCAGCCTCGCCAACCTCCAGTACCTCGACCTCGCCGTCGGACACCTCGACGGGCCCATCCCAGCGGAGCTCGGCAAGCTTCCGGCGCTCACCGCGCTTTACCTATACCAGAACAACCTCGAAGGCAAGATACCGCCGGAGCTCGGCAACATCTCGACGCTCGTCTTCCTCGACCTGTCCGACAACTCGCTCACGGGTCCGATCCCCGACGAGGTCGCTCAGCTgagccacctccggctgctccaCCTCATGTGCAACCACCTCGATGGCACCGTGCCGGCGACCATCGGGGACATGCCGAACCTGGAGGTGCTCGAGCTGTGGAACAACTCCTTGACGGGGCAGCTTCCCGCGTCGCTCGGCAAGAGCTCGCCGCTGCAGTGGGTGGACGTGTCGTCGAACTCCTTCACCGGCCCCGTGCCGGCTGGGATCTGCAACGGCAAGGCACTCGCCAAGCTGATCATGTTCAACAACGGCTTCACCGGCGGGATCCCGGCCGGGCTCGCGTCGTGCGCGGCGCTGGTGCGCGTGCGCATGCAGAGCAACCGGCTCACCGGCACGATCCCCATCGGGTTCGGCAAGCTGCCGTCGCTGCAGCGGCTCGAGCTCGCAGGCAACGACCTGTCCGGAGAGATCCCCGGCGACCTCGCGTCGTCGACGTCGCTGTCGTTCATCGACCTATCTCACAACCACCTCCAATACTCGCTGCCGTCGAGCCTCTTCACGATCCCGACGCTGCAGAGCTTCTTGGCGTCAGACAACatcatctccggcgagctccctGACCAGTTCCAGGACTGCCCGGCACTGGCGGCGCTGGACCTCTCGAACAACCGGCTCGCCGGCGCGATCCCGTCCAGCCTCGCCTCGTGCCAGAGGCTGGTCAAGCTGAACCTCAGGCACAATCAGCTCACCGGCGAGATTCCCAAGGCACTCGCCATGATGCCCGCGATGGCCATCCTTGATCTGTCGAGCAACTCCTTGACTGGCGGCATCCCGGAGAATTTCGGGAGCTCGCCGGCGCTGGAGACGCTCAACCTCTCGTACAACAACCTCACGGGTCCCGTGCCCGGGAACGGCGTCCTGCGTTCCATCAACCCCGACGAGCTGGCGGGCAATGCCGGGCTGTGCGGCGGCGTGCTCCCGCCGTGCTTCGGGAGCCGCGACACGGGCGTGGCGGCGCGCGCTGCCCGCGGCAGCGCGCGCCTCAGGCGCGTCGCGGTGGGCTGGCTCGCGGCGATGCTCGCCGTCGTCGCCGCGTTCACGGCGCTGGTCGGCGGGCGGTACGCGTACCGGCGGTGGTACGCGGGGGGTTGCTGCGATGACGACGAAAGCCTCGGCGCGGAGTCGGGCGCGTGGCCGTGGCGGCTGACGGCGTTCCAGCGGCTAGGGTTCACGAGCGCCGACGTGGTGGCGTGCATAAAGGAGGCGAACGTGGTGGGCATGGGCGCGACCGGGGTGGTGTACAGGGCGGAGCTCCCGCGCGCGCGCGCCGTGATCGCCGTGAAGAAGCTGTGGCAGCCGGCGCCGGTGGACGGCgacggcgcggcgtcggcgagcgaGGTGACCGCAGACGTGCTCAAGGAGGTGGCTCTCCTGGGGCGGCTCCGGCACCGGAACATCGTGCGGCTGCTGGGGTACGTGCACAACGACGCGGACGCCATGATGCTGTACGAGTTCATGCCCAACGGCAGCCTGTGGGAGGCGCTGCACGGCCCGCCGGAGAAGCGCGCTCTGCTGGACTGGGTGTCCCGCTACGACGTCGCCACCGGCGTGGCGCAGGGGCTGGCGTACCTCCACCACGACTGCCACCCGCCGGTGATCCACCGCGACATCAAGTCCAACAACATCCTCCTCGACGCCGACATGGAGGCCCGCATCGCCGACTTCGGCCTCGCCCGCGCCCTGGCCGGCTCCAACGAGTCCGTCTCCGTCGTCGCCGGTTCCTATGGCTACATCGCGCCAG AGTACGGGTACACGCTGAAGGTGGACCAGAAGAGCGACATCTACAGCTACGGCGTGGTGCTGATGGAGCTCATCACGGGGcggcgcgcggtggaggcggagTTCGGCGAGGGGCAGGACATCGTGGGGTGGGTGCGGGACAAGATCCGGAGCAACACGGTGGAGGAGCACCTGGACCCGCACGTCGGCGGCCGGTGCGCGCACGTCCGAGAGGAGATGCTGCTGGTGCTGCGCATCGCCGTGCTCTGCACGGCCAGGGCGCCGCAGGACCGGCCGTCCATGCGCGACGTCATCACCATGCTCGGCGAGGCCAAGCCGCGCCGCAAGAGCGGGAGCAGCGGCGCCGCCAGCGGCAAGGACAGCACCTCCCCCGCCGTGGTGGTGGACAAGGACAGGCCGGTGTTCAGTACCACGCCGGATTCAGACTACGCCTAG